The Numida meleagris isolate 19003 breed g44 Domestic line chromosome 7, NumMel1.0, whole genome shotgun sequence genome contains a region encoding:
- the LOC110402528 gene encoding cytochrome c oxidase assembly factor 7 produces MAGLIDFGDEEEVRSYLENLHVEYRYQCFKEKDPEGCQRLADYLEAVRKDFEAAARVLRDNCEVHGHSESCYKLGAYQAIGKGGLAADLKAAYRSFLKSCEKGGKKSVNACHSVGLLAHDGRVNDDKPDPVVARDYYAKACDGNFAPSCFNLSVIYLQGAAGVPKDMNRALKYSLKGCELGHVWACANASRMYKLGDGVEKNDGKAEDLKNRAKQLHKEQKEASSSLTFGE; encoded by the exons ATGGCCGGGCTGATCGACTTCGGGGACGAGGAGGAGGTGAGGAGCTATCTGGAGAACTTGCACGTCGAGTACCGCTACCAGTGCTTCAAGGAGAAGGACCCCGAAG GCTGCCAGCGCCTGGCCGACTACCTGGAGGCCGTCAGGAAGGACTTCGAGGCGGCAGCGCGGGTGCTGCGGGACAACTGCGAGGTGCACGGGCACAGCGAGAGCTGCTACAAGCTCGGGGCCTACCAGGCCATCGGCAAAG GTGGGCTCGCTGCAGACTTGAAAGCTGCCTACAGGTCTTTCCTGAAGTCATGTGAGAAAGGCGGGAAGAAGTCGGTGAATGCCTGTCACAGCGTTGGGCTGTTGGCCCATGATGGGAGAGTCAACGATGATAAACCTGACCCAGTTGTTGCTAGAGACTATTACGCAAAAGCCTGTGATGGCAACTTTGCTCCTAGCTGCTTCAACCTCAGTGTAATATACCTCCAAGGAGCAGCCGGGGTCCCTAAGGACATGAACCGTGCTTTGAAGTACTCGCTGAAGGGGTGTGAGCTGGGTCACGTATGGGCTTGTGCCAATGCCAGTCGAATGTACAAACTGGGAGATGGTGTTGAGAAGAATGATGGCAAGGCAGAGGATTTGAAAAACAGGGCAAAACAGTtgcacaaagaacagaaagaagccTCGAGTTCTTTAACGTTTGGGGAGTAA